A genomic segment from Modestobacter roseus encodes:
- a CDS encoding M50 family metallopeptidase gives MTVVEEFWRQVSATSPPLSTGLLALSAAAALLLVLAPGLWRHTRHAVTIAHEGAHGLAALATGRRLAGIRLHSDTSGVTVSAGRPTGAGMVFTAAAGYTGPGLFGLGAAALLAAGYAVGLLWALLGLLALLLVQIRNWYGLWSVLVTGTLVFAATWWLPAQWQAVFAHGVTWFLLVAAPVTVWELQAKRRRGAARDSDADQLARLTRVPGVVWVGVFLLVDVGALVLGTWWLVGESALLR, from the coding sequence GTGACGGTGGTCGAGGAGTTCTGGCGGCAGGTCAGCGCCACCTCTCCCCCGCTGTCGACCGGCCTGCTGGCGCTCAGCGCCGCCGCTGCGCTGCTGCTGGTGCTCGCCCCCGGACTGTGGCGGCACACCCGCCACGCGGTGACGATCGCGCACGAGGGCGCCCACGGCCTGGCCGCGCTGGCCACCGGACGCCGGCTGGCCGGGATCCGGCTGCACTCGGACACCTCCGGGGTCACCGTGTCCGCCGGCCGCCCCACCGGCGCCGGCATGGTGTTCACCGCCGCGGCCGGGTACACCGGGCCGGGCCTGTTCGGGCTCGGGGCCGCCGCACTGCTGGCGGCCGGGTACGCCGTCGGCCTGCTCTGGGCACTGCTCGGGCTGCTGGCGCTGCTGCTCGTGCAGATCCGCAACTGGTACGGGCTCTGGTCGGTGCTGGTCACCGGCACGCTGGTCTTCGCGGCGACCTGGTGGCTCCCGGCCCAGTGGCAGGCCGTCTTCGCCCACGGCGTCACGTGGTTCCTGCTGGTCGCCGCGCCGGTGACCGTGTGGGAGCTGCAGGCCAAGCGGCGCCGCGGGGCCGCGCGGGACTCCGACGCCGACCAGCTCGCCCGCCTGACCCGGGTGCCCGGGGTGGTGTGGGTCGGGGTGTTCCTGCTGGTCGACGTCGGTGCCCTGGTCCTGGGCACCTGGTGGCTGGTGGGCGAGAGCGCCCTGCTGCGCTGA